GTGCATACGGCCGCGGCGCCCCGAGTGGGGCGTCGCGGCCGTACGGCGTCGTACGGTGGTATGCGTGCAGGGCCGCCCGGCAAGGACCGGGCGGCGACCAATGGGAAGGCGTGGCCAGATGGTGGAGATCAAGACCCCCGAGCAGATCGCGAAGATGCGGGTGGCCGGGCTGGTCGTGGCCGAGGCGCTCAAGGCGGCCCGTGCGGCGGTCGCCCCGGGTGTGAGTACCCAGGACCTGAACGACATCGCGGCCAAGGTGATCGCCGACCACGGTGCCACCTCCAACTTCCGCGCCGACCACGGCGGCCTGTGGTTCCCGGGCGTGATCTGCGCCTCGGTGAACAACGAGGTCGTGCACGGCATCCCGGGCGAGCGGGTGCTGGTCGAGGGTGACGTGATCTCCATCGACTGCGGCGCGATCGTGGACGGCTGGCACGGCGACGCGGCGATCACCGTCGCGGTGGGTGAGGTCCGGCCCGAGGTGGAGATGCTCAGCCGGGTCACCGAGGGCTCGATGTGGGCGGGGATCGCCCAGATGAAGAAGAGCAACCGGCTGGCCGACGTCTCGAAGGCGATCGAGGGCTACATCCGTCGTCAGCCGCTGCCCCCCAAGGGCAAGTGGGGCATCACCGAGGGCTACGGCGGCCACGGCATCGGCACCGCGATGCACATGGAGCCGCACGTGCTGAACTACGTCGAGCGCGGCCGGGGCAAGGGCCCCAAGCTCGTCCCCGGCACCGTGCTGGCGATCGAGCCGATGGTCTCGCTGGGCACCCCGCACACCACCGTGCTGGAGGACGACTGGACGGTCGTCACCACCGACGGCACCTGGGCCTCGCACTGGGAGCACTCGGTGGCCGTCACCGAGCAGGGCCCGCTGGTGCTGACCGCCTTCGACGGCGGCAAGGCCGAACTGGCCAAGCTGGGGATCACCGCCGCGCCGGATCCGCTGGGCTGACCTGCACCGTTGCGCACCTGGCGCCGACGAAGAGCCCGCAGGCCCCGCCTCCGGGCTCTTCGTCCTTTTCGCCACGCGTCGAACGTTCGCTATGCTGCCTCGCTGACCAGCACAAAACCACATAAGGGGACTGCGGTGCTCAAGGGCTTCCGGGATTTCATGATGCGCGGCAACGTCATCGACATGGCGGTCGGTGTCGTCATCGGTGCGGCCTTCACCGGGGTGGTGACCGGCTTCGTGTCGGCCTTCCTCACGCCGCTGGTCGGTGTGGTGGTCGGCGCGGCCGGCGACTTCAGCACCTACAAGTTCGGTGTGGCCGGGGTGACCTTCCCCTACGGGCAGTTCCTCAACGTGCTGATCGCCTTCGTGATGACCGCCGCGGTGCTGTACTTCTGCGTCGTGCTGCCCGTGACCAAGGCCACCGCCCGGTACATGCCGAAGCAGCCGAAGGCCCCCAAGCGCCCCTGCCCCGAGTGCCTGACCGAGATCCCCCAGGCCGCCCGGCGGTGCGCTGCCTGCACCGCGCACGTCGAGCCGGTCGTCATCGGCGCGCAGCGCTGACCCCGGTTTTGGCCGTACCCCCGCCACTGGCGTACGATGGACCGTCGGCTCACTCGTAGCGTGCTTTAGCACGCCCTCTTCCCCCAGGGGTCGGGGTGAACCCAGGTTCGCACGAGCGTGCCGCATACGGTAGCCGGTCCCGGAAGGTGGATCTCGCAGTTCATGGCAAAGAAGCAAGGCGCCATTGAGATCGAGGGCACCGTGATCGAGTCTCTCCCGAACGCCATGTTCAAGGTTGAGCTGCAGAACGGTCACAAGGTCCTCGCGCACATCAGCGGAAAGATGCGGATGCACTACATCCGCATTCTCCCGGACGACCGGGTCGTGGTGGAGCTCAGCCCCTACGACCTGACGCGCGGCCGGATCGTCTACCGCTACAAGTAGCAACCTCGCGCCAGCGAGGGACAAACGTCAGATCTAGACCCGGAGAACCTGAACCATGAAGGTCAAGCCGAGCGTCAAGAAGATCTGCGACAAGTGCAAGGTGATCCGCCGTCACGGCCGGGTCATGGTGATCTGCGACAACCTGCGCCACAAGCAGCGCCAGGGCTGATCCACCCGCATTTCTCGTAGTACTTCGCGCGACGCGAAAAAACGTCATAGCGCGGGCTGCCCGATCCGTCCCCCCGCGGGACGGACTGCCACCCCCGGTCAGAGGCCGGGGCTCCCGAACCGAGAGGTTGCGGAGTAGGCAGCCCGTCAGACCTCTGAAGAACCACAGGAGCCATGAATGGCACGCCTTGCCGGCGTTGATCTCCCCCGCGAGAAGCGGATCGAGATCGCCCTCACGTACGTCTACGGCATCGGCCGTACCCGCGCCCAGCAGTCGCTGGCCGAGACGGGCGTGAACCCCGACATCCGGGTCCGCGACATTTCCGAGGAAGACCTCGTCAAGCTCGCGCAGTGGATCGACGCCAACTACACGGTCGAGGGTGACCTCCGCCGCTCGGTGGCCGCCGACATCCGCCGCAAGGTCGAGATCGGCTGCTACGAGGGTCTGCGTCACCGCCGTGGCCTTCCGGTCCGCGGTCAGCGCACCCACACCAACGCGCGTACCCGCAAGGGCCCGCGTCGCGCGATTGCCGGCAAGAAGAAGCCGGGCAAGAAGTAGTCCGCCCGTCAACCGGACATCCCTCCGGCCCGCGGGTTAGCGGACCGACCACCTCAGTAGGAGAAACAGACTTATGCCCCCCAAGGGTCGTCAGGCTGCCGGCGCGAAGAAGATCCGCCGCAAGGAGAAGAAGAACGTCGCCCACGGGCACGCTCACATCAAGAGCACGTTCAACAACACCATCGTTTCGATCACGGACCCCGCGGGCAACGTGATCTCCTGGGCCTCTGCCGGCCACGTCGGCTTCAAGGGCTCGCGCAAGTCCACCCCGTTCGCCGCGCAGATGGCCGCCGAGGCCGCTGCCCGTCGCGCGCAGGAGCACGGCATGCGCAAGGTCGACGTCTTCGTGAAGGGTCCGGGCTCCGGCCGCGAGACCGCGATCCGCTCGCTCCAGGCCACCGGCCTGGAGGTGGGTTCGATCCAGGACGTCACCCCCACCCCGCACAACGGCTGCCGCCCGCCGAAGCGCCGCCGCGTCTGACGCGCGCTTCCCTCCCCCTCGCCTCCGGGCACCGGGGGAGACGCCCACGGGCACGCAGGCTGCTTCACACCGCGTACGGGGTCCCGTTCTCCACGGGACCCCGTACGCTGGTTCTGTTCGGCATCAAATAGTGGGTGCCGAAGACAACTGGAGGATCTGAACACATGCTGATCGCTCAGCGCCCCTCGCTGACCGAAGAGGTCGTCGACGAGTTCCGCTCGCGGTTCGTTATCGAGCCGCTCGAGCCGGGCTTCGGCTACACCCTCGGCAACTCGCTCCGCCGCACGCTCCTCTCCTCGATCCCCGGTGCCGCTGTCACCAGCATCCGGGTCGACGGTGTCCTGCACGAGTTCACCACCGTGCCGGGCGTCAAGGAGGACGTGACCGACCTCATCCTCAACATCAAGCAGCTGGTCGTCTCCTCGGAGCACGACGAGCCGGTCGTGATGTACCTGCGCAAGCAGGGTCCGGGTGTGGTCACCGCCGCCGACATCGCGCCCCCGGCCGGTGTCGAGGTGCACAACCCCGAGCTGGTCCTCGCCACGCTCAACGGCAAGGGCAAGCTGGAGATGGAGCTGACCGTCGAGCGCGGTCGCGGCTACGTCTCCGCCGTCCAGAACAAGGCTTCCGGCCAGGAGATCGGCCGGATCCCGGTCGACTCGATCTACAGCCCCGTGCTGAAGGTCACCTACAAGGTCGAGGCCACCCGTGTCGAGCAGCGGACCGACTTCGACAAGCTCATCGTCGACGTCGAGACCAAGCCCGCCATGCGCCCCCGTGACGCCATGGCCTCGGCCGGCAAGACCCTGGTGGAGCTGTTCGGTCTCGCCCGCGAGCTGAACATCGACGCCGAGGGCATCGACATGGGCCCGTCCCCGACGGACGCCGCCCTGGCCGCCGACCTGGCGCTGCCGATCGAGGAGCTCGAGCTCACCGTTCGGTCGTACAACTGCCTCAAGCGCGAGGGCATCCACACCGTGGGTGAGCTCGTCGCCCGCTCCGAGGCCGACCTGCTCGACATCCGCAACTTCGGTGCGAAGTCGATCGACGAGGTCAAGGCGAAGCTGGCCGGCATGGGCCTGGCCCTCAAGGACAGCCCGCCCGGATTCGACCCGACCGCCGCCGCCGACGCCTTCGGCGCCGACGACCTGGACGACGCGGGTTACGCGGAGACCGAGCAGTACTGATTTTGGCCGGGGGCGGCCTCCGGGCCGCCCCTGTTCGATGCAAGAAAGCCGTCCGGGCAACAGTGCCCGGACGCCCGTTCCGGTACCTGACACGGCCGGATTCGGAGATTTGAGGAGCTACCATGCCCCGTCCCACGAAGGGCGCCCGCCTCGGCGGCGGCCCGCACCACGAGCCGCTGCTGCTCGCCGGCCTGTGCCGTGAGCTGTTCCAGTACGGCCGCATCACCACGACCGAGGCCAAGGCCCGTCGGATGCGCCCGCTGGCCGAGCGTCTGATCACCAAGGCGAAGGTCGGCGACATCCACAACCGCCGCATCGTCCGCAAGACCATCACCGACGTCTCGGTGCTGCACACTCTCTTCACCGAGATCGCGCCGCGCTACGAGAACCGCCCCGGTGGCTACACCCGCATCACCAAGATCGGTCCCCGTCGTGGCGACAACGCCCCGATGGCCGTGATCGAGCTGGTCGAGGCCCTGACCGTCGCGCAGACCGCCGTCGGCGAGGCCGAGGGTGCCACCAAGCGCGCCGTCAAGGAGGCCGACCAGGCCGCCGAGACCAAGGCCGACGAGACCCCCGAGGTCGAGACCGCCTGAACACCCTGATGAGGTGTTGGACGGGCCCGTTCTCCCAGTTCTGCTGGGGGAGCGGGCCCGTTTCCTCTGTCCCGACCTGAGCAGCAGCCCGACTGGAGTAGCAGCAGTGCTCAAGGAATGTGCCGAGACCGCGGGCCCCCGGCCGGACGGCCCCGCCGAGGGGTCGGTCCGGATCCGGCTCGACCTCGCGTACCACGGCGCCGAGTTCTCCGGCTGGGCCCGCCAGCCGGGCCGTCGCACCGTCCAGGAGGAGATCGAGAACGCCCTGAAGGTCGTCACCCGCAGCGAGGAGACGTACGCCCTCACGGTGGCCGGGCGCACCGACGCCGGGGTGCACGCTCGCGGCCAGGTCGCGCACGTCGACCTGCCGGTGGAGCTGTGGGCCGCGCACCGCGGGAAACTGCTGCGCCGGCTGGCCGGCCGGCTGGCCGGCGACATCCGGATCTACGGCCTGAGCGAGGCGCCGAGCGGGTTCGACGCCCGGTTCGCGGCGATCTGGCGCCGGTACGCCTACCGGGTCGCGGACCACCCGGGCGGGGTCGACCCGCTGCTGCGCGGGCACGTGCTCTGGCACGACCGGCCGCTGGACGTCGAGAAGATGAACGAGGCCGCCGAGCTGCTGCTCGGCGAGCACGACTTCGCGGCGTACTGCAAGAAGCGCGAGGGCGCGACCACCATCCGCACCCTGCTCGACCTGTACTGGGAGCGGGTGCCGGCCGACAGCCACACCGCCGGCGTGGCGGGCTCGCTCGCGGTCGCCACCGTGCGTGCCGACGCCTTCTGCCACAACATGGTGCGCGCCCTGGTCGGCGCCATGCTGCTGGTCGGCGACGGGCGCAAGCCGGTGGGGTTCCCCGGCCAGGTGCTGGCGGGCGGGGTGCGCCACTCCGCCGTCAACGTCATCCGGCCGTACGGGCTGACGCTGGAGGAGGTCGGCTACCCGGCCGACGACCGGCTGGCCGAGCGGGGCCGGGCCGCCCGCCGGATGCGGACCCTGCCGGGGCAGCCGGTGCCCGCCGGGCAGGCCGAGGAGTAGCCCCGGGGGCCGTCCGCGGAGAGTCCGGCTAATCCGTTTGGGCCTGGGGCCGTTCTCTTGGCAAAATCCGCCATATGGGACACGTCGAGATTTCGCACCTGGAGTACTACCTGCCGGACGGGCGGGTGCTGTTCGACGACGCGTCGTTCCGGGTGGGGGAGGGCTCCGCGGTCGCCCTGGTGGGCGCCAACGGGGCCGGCAAGACCACACTGCTGCGCATGATCGCGGGCGACATCCAGCCGCACGGCGGCAGCGTGACGATCAGCGGCGGGCTCGGCGTGATGCGCCAGTTCGTCGGCACCACCGGCCGGGAGGACCAGCGCGACACGCCCGGCGCGCTGCCCGCCGACGCCTCCGTACGGGACCTCCTGGTCTCGGTGGCGCCGCCCCGGATCGCCAAGGCGGCCAAGGCGGTGGACGCCGCCGAGCTGGCGATGATGGCGCAGGACGACGAGAAGACCCAGATGGCGTACGCGCAGGCGCTCTCCGACTGGGCGGACGTCGAGGGCTACGACTACGAGACCGACTGGGACGTCTGCACCATGGCGGCCCTCGGGATGCCCTTCGACCGCGCCCAGTTCCGTGGCCTGAACACGCTCTCCGGCGGTGAGCAGAAGCGGCTCGTCCTGGAGGCCCTGCTGCGCGGCCCGGAGGAGGTGCTGCTGCTGGACGAGCCGGACAACTACCTGGACGTCCCCGGCAAGCGCTGGCTGGAGGAGGCGATCAGGTCGACCTCCAAGACGGTGCTGTACATCTCGCACGACCGCGAACTGCTCTCCCGGACCGCCGAGAAGATCATCTCGGTCGAGTCCGGAGCCGGTGGCAGCAGCGTCTGGGTGCACGGCGGCGGCTTCGACTCCTTCCACGAGGCCCGCAAGGCCCGCTTCGCGCGTTTCGAGGAGCTCGGCCGGCGCTGGGACGAGGAGCACGCCAAGCTCAAGAAGCTCGTCGTGACGCTGCGCCAGGCGGCCTCGGTCAGCCACGCGCTCGCCACCCGCTACGCCGCCGCGCAGACCCGGCTGAAGAAGTTCGAGGACGCGGGCCGGCCGGAGGAGCCCCCGCGCGAGCAGTCCATCAGCATGCGGCTCAAGGGCGGCCGCACCGGCGTGCGGGCGTTCACGCTGGAGCAGCTGGAGCTCACCGGTCTGATGAAGCCCTTCGACCTGGAGGTCTACTACGGCGAGCGGGTCGCCGTGCTGGGCTCCAACGGCTCGGGCAAGTCGCACTTCCTGCGGATGCTCGCGGGCGACGACAGCGTCGCGCACACCGGCAGCTGGAAGCTCGGCGCGCGGGTCGTCCCCGGGCACTTCCGGCAGACCCACGCGCATCCCGAGCTGTTCGGGCGCACCGTGCGCTCGATCATCGAGGAGGAGCACGCGCTCAGCCGCAGCGCCGCGATGGGCGCGCTGCGCCGCTACGAGCTGGACCGCCAGGAGGAGCAGCGCTTCGAGTCGCTCTCCGGCGGCCAGCAGGCCCGTCTGATGATCCTCAAGCTCGAACTCGACGGCGTCACCGCGCTGCTCCTGGACGAGCCGACCGACAACCTGGACCTGGAGAGCGCCGAGGCGCTCCAAGAGGGCCTGGAGGCCTTCGACGGGACGGTTCTCTGCGTCACGCACGACCGCTGGTTCGCCCGGACCTTCGACCGTTTCGTGGTCTTCGGCTCCGACGGGCGGGTCTACGAGGCACCCGAGCCGGTCTGGGACGAGACCCGCGTGGTCCGCGACCGCTGAAAGCGCTGATGGGAGGGCCCGCCCGCCGCCGGAGCACCCGGTGGCGGGCGGGCGTTTTTGACCCTCGCGGATGTGGCCGGTAGGCTGGTCGCTTGTTGTGCGTATTGGCTCGCTCCATCTCACGTGAGAGGTCGGTACGCCGGAGATACCCGGCCGATGATCAGCGGCTCCCCTTGAATTGCGTCCAAGGCGAGCCAGGCTGTCTTTTCGTCCAGGTGCTCCTGTCAGGACTCACTCACTGAAAAGCGAAGGCTACGACCGTGCGTACGTACAGCCCCAAGCCCGGCGACGTCCAGCGTCAGTGGCACGTCATCGACGCGACCGACGTCGTGCTCGGCCGCCTGGCCTCCCAGGCCGCGAACCTCCTCCGGGGCAAGCACAAGGCGATCTACGCGCCGCACGTTGACACTGGTGACTTCGTCATCATCATCAACGCGGACAAGGTGCACCTCTCGGGTAACAAGAAGACCCAGAAGCTGGCCTACCGCCACAGCGGGTTCCCGGGCGGTCTCCGCTCGGTCCGCTACGACGACCTCCTGGACAAGAACCCGGAGAAGGCCGTCGAGAAGGCCATCAAGGGCATGATCCCGAAGAACACCCTGGGCCGCCAGATGCTCTCCAAGCTGAAGGTCTACTCGGGCGACCAGCACCCGCACGCTGCGCAGCAGCCGGTGCCGTTCGAGATCACCCAGGTCGCACAGCAGTAAGTCCGGCCACCAAAACCCCATCACTAGCAGGAGCTGAGGAACACCGTGGCCGAGACCACTGAAACCCTTGAGGTCGACTTCAACGACGAGACCGTCGTCGAGGGCGAGTACACCTCCGAGGAGAGCTACACCTCCGAGTCGCTGGCCGGCCGCTTCGGCGAGGCCACCCCGGGCGCCGGCCTCGGCCGTCGCAAGGAGGCGATCGCCCGCGTGCGCATCGTTCCCGGCACCGGCGTCTGGAAGATCAACGGTCGCACCCTGGAGAACTACTTCCCCAACAAGGTGCACCAGCAGACCGTCAACGAGCCCTTCAAG
The sequence above is drawn from the Kitasatospora sp. NBC_00315 genome and encodes:
- the map gene encoding type I methionyl aminopeptidase, coding for MVEIKTPEQIAKMRVAGLVVAEALKAARAAVAPGVSTQDLNDIAAKVIADHGATSNFRADHGGLWFPGVICASVNNEVVHGIPGERVLVEGDVISIDCGAIVDGWHGDAAITVAVGEVRPEVEMLSRVTEGSMWAGIAQMKKSNRLADVSKAIEGYIRRQPLPPKGKWGITEGYGGHGIGTAMHMEPHVLNYVERGRGKGPKLVPGTVLAIEPMVSLGTPHTTVLEDDWTVVTTDGTWASHWEHSVAVTEQGPLVLTAFDGGKAELAKLGITAAPDPLG
- the mscL gene encoding large conductance mechanosensitive channel protein MscL; translated protein: MLKGFRDFMMRGNVIDMAVGVVIGAAFTGVVTGFVSAFLTPLVGVVVGAAGDFSTYKFGVAGVTFPYGQFLNVLIAFVMTAAVLYFCVVLPVTKATARYMPKQPKAPKRPCPECLTEIPQAARRCAACTAHVEPVVIGAQR
- the infA gene encoding translation initiation factor IF-1 gives rise to the protein MAKKQGAIEIEGTVIESLPNAMFKVELQNGHKVLAHISGKMRMHYIRILPDDRVVVELSPYDLTRGRIVYRYK
- the rpmJ gene encoding 50S ribosomal protein L36 is translated as MKVKPSVKKICDKCKVIRRHGRVMVICDNLRHKQRQG
- the rpsM gene encoding 30S ribosomal protein S13, translated to MARLAGVDLPREKRIEIALTYVYGIGRTRAQQSLAETGVNPDIRVRDISEEDLVKLAQWIDANYTVEGDLRRSVAADIRRKVEIGCYEGLRHRRGLPVRGQRTHTNARTRKGPRRAIAGKKKPGKK
- the rpsK gene encoding 30S ribosomal protein S11 is translated as MPPKGRQAAGAKKIRRKEKKNVAHGHAHIKSTFNNTIVSITDPAGNVISWASAGHVGFKGSRKSTPFAAQMAAEAAARRAQEHGMRKVDVFVKGPGSGRETAIRSLQATGLEVGSIQDVTPTPHNGCRPPKRRRV
- a CDS encoding DNA-directed RNA polymerase subunit alpha, giving the protein MLIAQRPSLTEEVVDEFRSRFVIEPLEPGFGYTLGNSLRRTLLSSIPGAAVTSIRVDGVLHEFTTVPGVKEDVTDLILNIKQLVVSSEHDEPVVMYLRKQGPGVVTAADIAPPAGVEVHNPELVLATLNGKGKLEMELTVERGRGYVSAVQNKASGQEIGRIPVDSIYSPVLKVTYKVEATRVEQRTDFDKLIVDVETKPAMRPRDAMASAGKTLVELFGLARELNIDAEGIDMGPSPTDAALAADLALPIEELELTVRSYNCLKREGIHTVGELVARSEADLLDIRNFGAKSIDEVKAKLAGMGLALKDSPPGFDPTAAADAFGADDLDDAGYAETEQY
- the rplQ gene encoding 50S ribosomal protein L17; its protein translation is MPRPTKGARLGGGPHHEPLLLAGLCRELFQYGRITTTEAKARRMRPLAERLITKAKVGDIHNRRIVRKTITDVSVLHTLFTEIAPRYENRPGGYTRITKIGPRRGDNAPMAVIELVEALTVAQTAVGEAEGATKRAVKEADQAAETKADETPEVETA
- the truA gene encoding tRNA pseudouridine(38-40) synthase TruA, encoding MLKECAETAGPRPDGPAEGSVRIRLDLAYHGAEFSGWARQPGRRTVQEEIENALKVVTRSEETYALTVAGRTDAGVHARGQVAHVDLPVELWAAHRGKLLRRLAGRLAGDIRIYGLSEAPSGFDARFAAIWRRYAYRVADHPGGVDPLLRGHVLWHDRPLDVEKMNEAAELLLGEHDFAAYCKKREGATTIRTLLDLYWERVPADSHTAGVAGSLAVATVRADAFCHNMVRALVGAMLLVGDGRKPVGFPGQVLAGGVRHSAVNVIRPYGLTLEEVGYPADDRLAERGRAARRMRTLPGQPVPAGQAEE
- a CDS encoding ABC-F family ATP-binding cassette domain-containing protein, yielding MGHVEISHLEYYLPDGRVLFDDASFRVGEGSAVALVGANGAGKTTLLRMIAGDIQPHGGSVTISGGLGVMRQFVGTTGREDQRDTPGALPADASVRDLLVSVAPPRIAKAAKAVDAAELAMMAQDDEKTQMAYAQALSDWADVEGYDYETDWDVCTMAALGMPFDRAQFRGLNTLSGGEQKRLVLEALLRGPEEVLLLDEPDNYLDVPGKRWLEEAIRSTSKTVLYISHDRELLSRTAEKIISVESGAGGSSVWVHGGGFDSFHEARKARFARFEELGRRWDEEHAKLKKLVVTLRQAASVSHALATRYAAAQTRLKKFEDAGRPEEPPREQSISMRLKGGRTGVRAFTLEQLELTGLMKPFDLEVYYGERVAVLGSNGSGKSHFLRMLAGDDSVAHTGSWKLGARVVPGHFRQTHAHPELFGRTVRSIIEEEHALSRSAAMGALRRYELDRQEEQRFESLSGGQQARLMILKLELDGVTALLLDEPTDNLDLESAEALQEGLEAFDGTVLCVTHDRWFARTFDRFVVFGSDGRVYEAPEPVWDETRVVRDR
- the rplM gene encoding 50S ribosomal protein L13; amino-acid sequence: MRTYSPKPGDVQRQWHVIDATDVVLGRLASQAANLLRGKHKAIYAPHVDTGDFVIIINADKVHLSGNKKTQKLAYRHSGFPGGLRSVRYDDLLDKNPEKAVEKAIKGMIPKNTLGRQMLSKLKVYSGDQHPHAAQQPVPFEITQVAQQ
- the rpsI gene encoding 30S ribosomal protein S9 — protein: MAETTETLEVDFNDETVVEGEYTSEESYTSESLAGRFGEATPGAGLGRRKEAIARVRIVPGTGVWKINGRTLENYFPNKVHQQTVNEPFKLLELDGRYDVVARISGGGTSGQAYALRLGVARALNEADVDNNRAALKKAGFLMRDARAVERKKAGLKKARKAPQYSKR